CGCCAACTCGCGGACCTGCAACTTGTACATAGACCCTATGGGGATGAGGTCCGAGCCTCCGTCGCCGTACTTCGTGAAGTACCCCAGCAACAGCTCGCTCCTATCGCTGGTGCCCAGCACCAGCAGGTTACCCTTATTTGCGTAGTAGTAGAGCATGGCCATTCTAATCCTCGGCAGGAGGTTCCCAAAGGCTAGCCTCTCCCCCGGGGCGAAGTCGGGAATCGCCTTGGCAAAGGCGTCGGCTACAGGCTGGATGTCGATGAGGCGCGTGGCGATTCCAAGCCTTTCCCCCACCTTAACCGCGTCGTCCACATCCTCCTTCGGCGTAAACGCCGAGGGCATAATTAAGCCGAGCACCCGCCCGCTCCCAAGCGCCTCGACCGCCAGCGCCGCGGCCACCGTCGAGTCCACCCCACCGCTGAGCCCCACCACGACCCCCCGCGCCCCTGCCCTCTCCACATACTCCCTAATAAAAGAGATAATTAACTGCCGCGCCTTGTCGTAGTCAAGAGCCTCCACGACGTTTTTCATTAAGCCAGAAATAACTTGCTTTATTAAACACTTACGAAAACCGCCGCCAAGCCTCCGGGTGATCTACACCAGCTCTATGGCTAGGGCAGTCCCCCCACCCGTGCCGTGGCAGAGCGCCGCCAAGCCTCTACGGCCGCCCCTCTGCCTCAGCACAGATATGAGCGTCGTCACGATCCTCGCGCCGGAGGCCCCCAGGGGGTGCCCCAGCGCGATGGCCCCCCCGAAGACGTTCATCTTGTCGTAGGGGACGCCGAGCACCCTATTTACCAGGGCGTTGACAACTGCAAACGCTTCGTTAAATTCAAAGTAGTCAAAGTAGTCTAGCCCCACCCCCAGCTTCTTCAAGAGCTTCTGTGTCGCGTAGATGGGGGCCTCGGTGAAGCGCCACGGCTCCACCATATGCCAGCTGTAGCCCAGGACGCGGGCGATGGGCCTCACCCCCAGCTCCTTCGCCTTCTCCTCCGACATCAGCAAAAGCGCCGCCGCGCCGTCCGACAGCTGGCTGGAGTTGCCCGCTGTCAAGACGCCGTCGGCTTTGAAGGCGGGCCTGAGCTTAGCCAGCTTCTCCAGCGTGGTGTCGGGCCTGATCCCCTCGTCTCTATCCAGCTTGACGCCGCCCCACTCGCCCAGCACGGGCTCCACGTCGTCGAACCACTTGTTCTCAGTGGCCCTCCACGCCCTCATGTGGCTTTCGTAGGCAATCCAGTCAAGCTCCTCCCTCGTCAACTTGTGCTCCCGCGCCACCAGCTCAGTCTCCTCACCCATCAACATGCCGGTGATCGGGTCGGTGAGCCCGTCGTACACCATCAAATCTCTGAAGTCCTCCCTCTTCCCAATTAAGTGCTTCATCCCCCAACGCGCGCTGTCAGGCAGACAGATAGGCGCGGTTGACATGGACTCAGCCCCGCCGGCTACAACCACAGAGGCGTCTCCCATTGCGATCTCTCTATACGCCTCGACGATGGCCTGCATACCTGAGGAGCACACCCTGTTCACAGTATAGGCGCTGACCTCCACAGGGAGGCCCGCCAGCAACGCCGCGTAGCGGGCTAGATTCTGCCCCATCCCGCCCTGCAACGTGGAGCCGAAAACCACCTCCTCCACGACCTTCCCGTCCACTCCGGCGCGTTCAAGCACCTTCTTAATGGTAAAGGCGGCTAAATGGGGCGTCTTTACATCTTTCAATGCGCCTCCGAACTTGCCAATGGGGGTCCTCACATACCCAACAATTACTACTCCCATGCAAATATGTAATAACCTCAAATTTTTAAATTTCACTTAAACAATTATTAATTATAAATTTAGCCATTTATTAAACTCGTACGCCGTCTCTAAACAGCTTAACCCCCTCCTTCCTTAGAAAGACCCTGGCGGTGTCCCCCTCTCTCAACTTGTTGTACATAGCCGCCCTTATCTCAGTCCTCTCCCACCTCACAACGGCCACCGGCGTGAAGCCGAGGTACTCCACCAACACTATCCTACCCGGCGCCAGCTCAATATCGCCGGGGTTGAGGGGCCTATCAGCGACGTATATATCAGTGGGCCTAATCCCAACCTGGAGCCTGCCCTGTGGCGCCTGGACGGGGATCTTCAAATCGCCCAAGTCCACGTGGTCCCCCCTGCCCTCGCCCTCCACCAGGTTTATAGGCGGGTCGCCGAAGAACTGCGCCACGAAGACGTTAGCCGGGTTGTTAAGTACCTCGTCGGTGGTGCCGATTTGTTGCACCACTCCGTTGTTTATAATCATGAGTCTATCGGCGAGGGCATATGCGTCGTGCTGGTCGTGGGTCACCAGGATAGTGGTTATCCCCAGCCTCCTCTGGAGACTCTTCACAAACTCCCTCGCCGAGATCCTCAACCGCGCGTCTAGGTTAGAAAACGGCTCATCCATGAGGAGAACCTGCGGCTCCTTAACCAACGCCCTGGCAATCGCCACCCTCTGTTGCTGGCCCCCCGACAGTTGCCGGGGGTAGCGGCTCAGCAAATCGGAGATGCCCAGCGCCTCGGCCACCTCTCTCACACGCTTCTCAACCTCCCGCCTCGGGAGCTTCTTAATCTTCAGGGGGAAGGCTATGTTGTCAAACACCTTCATGTGGGGGTAAAGAGCCCAGTTCTGAAACACCATCCCCACGTTCCTCTTCGCCGGCGGGACGTTCACC
The sequence above is drawn from the Pyrobaculum ferrireducens genome and encodes:
- a CDS encoding thiolase family protein; its protein translation is MGVVIVGYVRTPIGKFGGALKDVKTPHLAAFTIKKVLERAGVDGKVVEEVVFGSTLQGGMGQNLARYAALLAGLPVEVSAYTVNRVCSSGMQAIVEAYREIAMGDASVVVAGGAESMSTAPICLPDSARWGMKHLIGKREDFRDLMVYDGLTDPITGMLMGEETELVAREHKLTREELDWIAYESHMRAWRATENKWFDDVEPVLGEWGGVKLDRDEGIRPDTTLEKLAKLRPAFKADGVLTAGNSSQLSDGAAALLLMSEEKAKELGVRPIARVLGYSWHMVEPWRFTEAPIYATQKLLKKLGVGLDYFDYFEFNEAFAVVNALVNRVLGVPYDKMNVFGGAIALGHPLGASGARIVTTLISVLRQRGGRRGLAALCHGTGGGTALAIELV
- the glcV gene encoding glucose ABC transporter ATP-binding protein GlcV, with translation MVSLQVEKLEKFFPPNVYALRDVSVSIRDGEFLVVLGPSGSGKTTFIRCIAGLETPTKGRILFGDVPVVDVERGVNVPPAKRNVGMVFQNWALYPHMKVFDNIAFPLKIKKLPRREVEKRVREVAEALGISDLLSRYPRQLSGGQQQRVAIARALVKEPQVLLMDEPFSNLDARLRISAREFVKSLQRRLGITTILVTHDQHDAYALADRLMIINNGVVQQIGTTDEVLNNPANVFVAQFFGDPPINLVEGEGRGDHVDLGDLKIPVQAPQGRLQVGIRPTDIYVADRPLNPGDIELAPGRIVLVEYLGFTPVAVVRWERTEIRAAMYNKLREGDTARVFLRKEGVKLFRDGVRV
- a CDS encoding NAD+ synthase, which encodes MKNVVEALDYDKARQLIISFIREYVERAGARGVVVGLSGGVDSTVAAALAVEALGSGRVLGLIMPSAFTPKEDVDDAVKVGERLGIATRLIDIQPVADAFAKAIPDFAPGERLAFGNLLPRIRMAMLYYYANKGNLLVLGTSDRSELLLGYFTKYGDGGSDLIPIGSMYKLQVRELARRLGFGWIAQKASSPRLWHGHTAEGELGAPYEVIDEVLYAVFDLKTPLEEVRRRFGEVADMVVTRVRRNLHKLQPPPAPDLSPARRDV